Proteins from a single region of Xenopus laevis strain J_2021 chromosome 9_10S, Xenopus_laevis_v10.1, whole genome shotgun sequence:
- the LOC121398840 gene encoding vascular endothelial growth factor receptor 2-like: MAPSFTKALRDIDSVINVFCQLECKVSGSLPMQVVWFKNDKELGTDKHKISFVEGSASLEISCLNLNDAGIYTCRATNSAGSKECKGNLTVKEPPSFTAKPDSQDALPGSTVCLKTTFKGTPPLSIKWYKGVEELKTDGSCYIAKQNTESSLELYAVKTSDSGYYVCKVSNTAGALECSANVFVKGLHSFYLYKSNMFLGFLRHTCLLIIFFKSYRTCSIY, encoded by the exons ATGGCTCCCTCATTTACAAAAGCTCTACGAGATATTGACagtgtaataaatgttttctgcCAACTGGAATGCAAAGTTTCTGGCTCTCTGCCAATGCAAGTTGTGTGgtttaaaaatgataaagaacTTGGCACTGATAAGCACAAAATATCTTTTGTGGAAGGCTCAGCATCACTGGAAATAAGTTGTCTAAATCTGAATGATGCTGGAATTTATACTTGCAGAGCCACAAATTCTGCAGGAAGTAAGGAATGCAAGGGAAATCTCACAGTGAAAG AACCTCCAAGTTTCACTGCAAAACCAGACTCACAGGATGCATTGCCAGGATCTACAGTGTGCTTGAAGACCACCTTTAAGGGAACACCACCACTGTCGATAAAATGGTATAAAGGTGTTGAAGAGCTGAAAACAGACGGATCTTGTTATATTGCTAAACAAAATACTGAAAGCTCCCTagaactgtatgcagtgaaaacaTCTGATTCAGGATATTATGTCTGCAAAGTTAGCAACACAGCTGGAGCATTGGAATGTAGTGCAAACGTATTTGTGAAAGGTTTGCATTCTTTTTATCTTTACAAAAGCAACATGTTTTTGGGCTTCTTGCGCCATACATGTCTCttaataattttctttaaatCTTACAGAACCTGCAGCATTTACTGA